The following proteins come from a genomic window of Zygotorulaspora mrakii chromosome 8, complete sequence:
- the GAP1 gene encoding amino acid permease GAP1 (similar to Saccharomyces cerevisiae GAP1 (YKR039W); ancestral locus Anc_1.244), whose product MNSSVGDEKGQSPTYQKGDKNVEVEYLAQEPVTSSSGSHQPDSSGDGRTTFGRFVDSFRRVELPELDPNLTEAERIAIATARSPLQHHLKNRHLQMIAIGGAIGTGLFVGSGTALRTAGPAGILIGWGLTGTMIYCMVMAVGELAIVFPVSGGFTTYATRFIDESFGFANNFNYMLQWLVVLPLEIVSASITVNYWGTDPKYRDGFVALFWVVIVVINLFGVKGYGEAEFVFSIIKVITIIGFIILAIVLICGGGPGNEGYIGARYWYHPGAFVGPNHGVQFKGLCTVFVTAAFSFAGSELVGLASSEAENPRKSVPGAAKQVFWRITLFYIICLLLIGMLVPYDDPRLIGASSVDAAASPFVIAIVTHGIRGLPSVVNVVILIAVLSVGNSAIYSCSRTLVALSEQGFLPKIVSYIDRSGRPMVGIIISSAFGLIAFVAQSPKEGDVFNWLLALSGLSSLFTWTAICLCHIRFRRALAAQGRSTDELPFVSPAGVVGSYWGMFMCILMLIAQFYIAIFPLGDTPNAEAFFEAYLSFPIVIAFYIGHKIWRRNWKLYIKAEDMDIDTGRREVDLDLLRQEIAEEKAAIAARQWWYRYWKFWC is encoded by the coding sequence ATGAATAGTTCAGTCGGAGACGAGAAGGGTCAGAGTCCTACCTACCAAAAGGGCGACAAAAATGTGGAAGTGGAGTATTTGGCGCAGGAGCCGGTGACTTCGTCGTCGGGGTCGCACCAGCCAGATAGCTCGGGCGATGGCAGGACGACGTTCGGCAGATTTGTGGACTCGTTCAGGAGAGTTGAGCTCCCGGAGCTGGACCCAAATTTGACGGAGGCTGAGAGAATCGCGATTGCGACGGCCAGATCGCCTCTGCAGCACCACTTGAAGAATAGACACTTGCAGATGATTGCCATCGGTGGTGCCATTGGTACGGGTCTTTTCGTTGGTAGTGGTACGGCTCTGAGAACAGCTGGGCCCGCGGGTATTCTGATTGGTTGGGGGCTGACTGGTACTATGATTTACTGTATGGTTATGGCAGTTGGTGAGTTGGCTATTGTGTTCCCTGTTTCTGGTGGTTTCACCACGTATGCCACCAGATTTATCGATGAATCGTTTGGTTTTGCAAACAACTTCAATTATATGTTGCAATGGCTGGTGGTTCTACCGCTGGAAATCGTGTCTGCGTCTATTACTGTTAACTATTGGGGTACGGATCCTAAATACCGTGATGGTTTTGTTGCGTTGTTTTGGGTTGTCATTGTGGTCATCAATCTGTTCGGTGTTAAAGGTTATGGTGAAGCAGAATTTGTCTTTTCGATCATCAAAGTTATCACGATTATTGGTTTCATTATTCTTGCCATCGTTTTGATTTGTGGTGGTGGTCCAGGTAACGAAGGCTACATAGGCGCTAGATACTGGTACCACCCTGGAGCTTTTGTGGGCCCCAATCATGGTGTCCAATTCAAGGGTTTGTGTACAGTCTTTGTTACGGCCGCTTTCTCTTTCGCTGGTAGTGAGTTAGTTGGTTTAGCAAGTTCTGAAGCCGAAAACCCAAGAAAGTCTGTTCCAGGTGCAGCAAAGCAAGTTTTCTGGAGAATTACTTTATTCTACATCATCTGCTTACTACTGATTGGTATGTTGGTTCCATATGATGATCCTCGTTTGATTGGTGCTTCTTCTGTCGATGCTGCAGCCTCTCCTTTTGTTATTGCTATTGTTACCCACGGTATCAGAGGTCTACCAAGTGTTGTCAATGTCGTTATTTTGATTGCTGTTTTGTCTGTTGGTAATTCTGCTATTTACTCCTGTTCAAGAACTCTAGTTGCTTTATCTGAACAGGGTTTTTTGCCAAAGATTGTCTCTTACATTGACCGTTCAGGTAGACCAATGGTTGGTATCATTATTAGTTCCGCTTTTGGTTTGATTGCTTTTGTTGCTCAATCTCCAAAGGAAGGTGATGTTTTTAATTGGTTGTTAGCTCTATCAGGTCTATCTTCTCTATTTACTTGGACAGCAATTTGTCTATGTCATATTCGTTTCAGAAGAGCTTTGGCTGCTCAAGGTAGATCCACAGATGAACTGCCATTTGTCTCCCCAGCTGGTGTTGTTGGTTCTTATTGGGGTATGTTCATGTGTATACTGATGCTGATTGCTCAATTTTACATTGCTATATTCCCATTGGGTGATACACCAAATGCAGAGGCTTTCTTTGAGGCATATCTATCTTTCCCAATCGTTATTGCCTTCTATATTGGCCACAAGATCTGGAGgagaaattggaaattgtACATTAAGGCTGAGGATATGGATATTGACACAGGTAGAAGAGAAGTTGATCTTGATCTACTGAGACAAGAAATTgcagaagaaaaagctgCTATTGCTGCAAGACAATGGTGGTACAGATATTGGAAATTCTGGTGTTAA
- the KAE1 gene encoding tRNA N6-adenosine threonylcarbamoyltransferase (similar to Saccharomyces cerevisiae KAE1 (YKR038C); ancestral locus Anc_1.245), with protein sequence MVNLNAVAPGGGREYYVALGLEGSANKLGVGVVKHPVVGKHEGGDFSYDCESQILSNVRDTYITPAGEGFLPRDTARHHKNWCVRLIKQALEEAGIQNAAKDLDVICFTKGPGMGAPLHSVVVAARTCSLLWGVPLVGVNHCVGHIEMGREITKAVDPVVLYVSGGNTQVIAYSEKRYRIFGETLDIAIGNCLDRFARTLRISNYPSPGYNIEQLALNCKKKDTLLELPYTVKGMDLSMSGILAYIDNLAKDLFRDNRKNRQLFDRDSDEAKISVEDLCFALQENLFAMLVEITERAMAHVNSNQVLIVGGVGCNLRLQEMMQQMCQDRANGQVHATDERFCIDNGVMIAHAGLLQYRMGDFVKDLSETVVTQKFRTDEVYVAWRE encoded by the coding sequence ATGGTCAACCTGAACGCTGTTGCACCGGGAGGTGGCAGGGAATACTATGTGGCACTGGGTCTCGAGGGCTCGGCGAACAAGCTTGGCGTGGGCGTCGTGAAGCATCCAGTGGTGGGAAAGCACGAAGGTGGCGACTTCTCGTACGACTGCGAGTCGCAGATACTGTCGAACGTGCGAGACACGTACATTACGCCGGCCGGCGAGGGATTCCTGCCGCGCGATACCGCGAGACATCACAAGAACTGGTGTGTCAGGCTGATCAAGCAGGCGTTGGAGGAGGCGGGCATACAGAACGCGGCCAAGGACCTCGACGTGATATGTTTCACCAAGGGACCTGGCATGGGCGCGCCGTTGCATTCAGTGGTGGTGGCGGCGAGGACGTGTTCTCTGCTCTGGGGGGTTCCGCTGGTCGGTGTGAATCACTGCGTGGGGCACATCGAAATGGGCCGGGAGATAACGAAGGCGGTCGATCCGGTGGTACTGTACGTCAGTGGAGGGAACACCCAGGTGATTGCGTACTCGGAGAAGCGGTACCGGATATTCGGGGAGACGCTTGACATCGCCATAGGCAACTGTCTGGACCGGTTCGCTAGAACGCTGCGGATCTCGAACTACCCGTCGCCGGGCTACAACATAGAGCAACTGGCACTGAACTGCAAGAAAAAGGACACGCTGCTGGAGCTGCCATACACGGTCAAGGGGATGGATTTGTCGATGAGTGGCATACTTGCGTATATTGACAATCTGGCAAAGGATCTGTTCCGTGAcaacagaaaaaatagGCAGCTGTTTGATCGCGACAGCGACGAGGCGAAGATATCCGTTGAAGACTTGTGTTTTGCGCTGCAGGAGAACTTGTTTGCGATGCTTGTGGAGATCACCGAGCGAGCAATGGCCCATGTGAACTCGAACCAGGTCCTGATCGTGGGTGGTGTGGGATGCAATCTGAGGTTGCAAGAGATGATGCAGCAAATGTGTCAAGACCGTGCGAACGGGCAGGTCCACGCAACCGACGAGCGATTCTGTATCGACAACGGGGTAATGATAGCGCACGCGGGTCTGTTACAGTACAGGATGGGAGATTTTGTAAAGGATCTCTCGGAGACTGTCGTCACCCAAAAGTTCAGAACAGATGAAGTCTATGTAGCATGGCGTGAGTAG
- the SPC34 gene encoding Spc34p (similar to Saccharomyces cerevisiae SPC34 (YKR037C); ancestral locus Anc_1.246) has product MYSFFSVQRQGCAFRGYMRKIKFKTTTHNHSSMRGKKPAVTLWKMSETLDLCIEEINRSIDSISTLYFKPPGIFHNAVVRNKDKGQGYGTIITELIRDCNPKEELSLFKINKSNGVPTRKDGKGSVVDFLAERDKNDRRNRRIGLPDPKPVVRVPKEFYLKRHDEALRSKRPKQNSIYFDVESSKIPNDSNVFRLLISKFQDTQIINLLHALQNGSVTMDTASNEIDTEFPHSKRRKTIFLDDFPVKSILEVFEEVANQWPLSVYKQAHAKYSQDCTVLEEEIEILKTELQLQEDQLQAQLNINQSSSHVVTKLIQKEQNDIRKLEKEMDLLQSSLETQSD; this is encoded by the coding sequence ATGTATTCGTTCTTCTCTGTGCAGCGTCAAGGCTGCGCGTTCCGTGGATACATGAGGAAAATCAAGTTCAAGACAACAACACACAACCATAGCTCTATGAGAGGAAAGAAACCTGCTGTGACGCTGTGGAAAATGTCGGAGACTTTGGACTTGtgcattgaagaaatcaatcGATCCATTGATTCTATATCGACTCTATATTTCAAGCCACCAGGCATATTTCACAACGCGGTTGTACGAAACAAAGATAAAGGACAAGGATATGGCACCATAATAACCGAACTTATCAGAGATTGTAAtccaaaagaagaactttcactattcaaaataaataaaagtAATGGAGTCCCTACCAGAAAGGATGGTAAGGGAAGCGTCGTTGACTTTCTTGCCGAAAGGGACAAGAATGACAGAAGAAATAGACGTATTGGTTTGCCCGATCCTAAACCGGTAGTTAGAGTGCCCAAAGAATTTTACTTGAAGAGACATGACGAAGCATTGCGGAGTAAGCGTCCAAAACAGAATTCCATATATTTTGACGTTGAGAGTTCCAAAATTCCCAACGATTCAAATGTGTTTCGACTACTGATATCCAAGTTTCAAGACACGCAAATAATAAATCTTCTTCACGCCTTGCAAAATGGTAGCGTTACAATGGACACTGCTTCAAATGAGATTGATACAGAGTTTCCCCATTCGAAAAGACGCAAAACCATATTCTTGGATGATTTCCCCGTAAAGTCAATTTTGGAAgtatttgaagaagttgcCAATCAATGGCCTCTATCGGTATACAAACAAGCGCATGCCAAATATTCACAGGATTGTACTGTTTTAGAAGAGGAAAtcgaaattttgaaaaccgAACTGCAATTACAAGAAGATCAGTTGCAAGCACAACTAAACATCAATCAATCTTCCTCGCATGTTGTCACGAAACTCATACAGAAGGAGCAAAATGATATACGAAAGttagaaaaagaaatggatcTTTTACAGAGTAGCTTAGAAACTCAGTCGGATTGA
- a CDS encoding WD repeat MDV1/CAF4 family protein (similar to Saccharomyces cerevisiae MDV1 (YJL112W) and CAF4 (YKR036C); ancestral locus Anc_1.247) — protein sequence MATEDQISRLKRAIFTTTATLFGSQNVEDTILSYSSPYKRALHQAISSLGSQGSLNSFRGVKKNPQEAFQSLNASMNGKNFFNNKFTDSKTSFKVLSYISDDLLNEIENENYAFMDKKLLKNGGEKGGKSKSSKQEPSLFQGFEASLPIINEALENKMMIESSQSNLKGISHNPHENDNDENFDINESILLPHDFHPEKINDSYSLKYLKTLNSQVTDNLDLLEIQKKIAASEIGELDHRLNALKSLRDSTFKKVAKIEQNELVLENHLNMINERVSFLKEYGLEIDSGADSDMPSTPMSPQINTDKNDESKSEPMISDSNDNSDETNGIQSVFSVNDSDFTSPMMSQSIYKKLKIKNQTPSKKLHDFYHDYNKKSRKIFPTLQQYYNPGTRMARFEKAHEDGITCLDFDVPFGILSTAGHMDHCVKIWDLSQHKKIAEMSGHMASISCMQMDRRYNMLITGARDALLKMWNLNLATQLYQEQADLKPSSESSCVYTFDSHVDEITALSFDSGHLVSGSQDRTIRQWDMTSGKCLQTIDISFAGRVSQSHSLNNTTMLTSIDPSPIIGALQCFDAALASGTKDGIVRLWDLRSSQIIRTLEGHTDAVTSLKFDSRNLVTGSLDRSVRVWDLRTGTLADAFAYDSPVLSLDFDTHNIVVATGEKSAKVFDRSDGKQWDCVEKEDQDASSNSDLNSSNIPETIMAPASTSSTVQFLKYKDGYMVEGRDNGDVSTWAI from the coding sequence ATGGCCACTGAAGACCAAATTTCACGGCTTAAGAGAGCTATCTTTACGACAACCGCAACACTTTTTGGATCCcaaaatgttgaagataCAATTTTATCATATAGCAGTCCGTACAAAAGAGCTCTGCATCAAGCTATAAGTAGTTTGGGGTCCCAGGGGTCTTTAAATTCTTTCAGAGgagttaaaaaaaatccGCAAGAAGCGTTTCAAAGTCTGAATGCCTCGATGAATGGTAAgaacttcttcaacaataaATTCActgattcaaaaacaagTTTCAAAGTGCTGAGTTATATAAGTGATGACCTTCTCAATGAAATAGAGAATGAGAATTATGCTTTTATGGACAAGAAATTGCTCAAGAACGGTGGCGAGAAAGGAGGTAAATCGAAAAGTTCGAAGCAAGAGCCTTCGCTTTTTCAAGGTTTTGAAGCGTCCCTCCCCATCATAAATGAGGCAttagaaaataaaatgatGATTGAATCTTCTCAAAGTAATTTGAAAGGTATTTCACATAACCCCCATGAGAATGAtaacgatgaaaatttcgATATTAATGAATCAATTTTGCTACCACATGATTTTCATCCAGAGAAGATTAATGATTCTTATTCTTTAAAGTATCTCAAAACGCTTAACAGTCAAGTTACAGATAATCTGGACCTTTTAGAGAttcagaagaaaatagCAGCAAGCGAAATTGGAGAATTGGATCATAGATTGAATGCTTTAAAGTCCTTGAGAGATTCAACGTTCAAGAAAGTCGCTAAAATAGAACAAAATGAACTGGTTTTGGAAAATCATTTGAATATGATAAATGAACGagtctcttttttgaaagaatatgGACTCGAAATAGATAGTGGTGCAGACTCAGATATGCCATCAACTCCAATGAGCCCACAAATAAATactgataaaaatgatgaatcGAAAAGCGAGCCAATGATCAGCGATAGTAATGATAATTCTGATGAGACCAATGGCATCCAATCTGTTTTTTCCGTGAATGATAGTGACTTCACATCACCTATGATGAGTCAGTCCATTTATAAGAAACTGAAGATAAAGAATCAGACCCCATCTAAAAAACTGCATGATTTTTATCATGACTACAATAAGAAGAGCAGGAAAATTTTCCCGACTCTGCAACAATATTACAATCCTGGTACCAGGATGGctagatttgaaaaagcacATGAAGATGGCATCACTTGCCTAGATTTTGACGTCCCATTCGGTATACTAAGTACTGCAGGGCACATGGACCATTGCGTCAAGATTTGGGATTTATCTCAACACAAAAAGATTGCAGAGATGTCCGGTCACATGGCAAGTATAAGTTGTATGCAAATGGATAGGAGATATAACATGCTGATTACTGGTGCAAGAGATGCGCTCCTGAAAATGTGGAATCTCAACTTAGCCACACAATTGTATCAAGAGCAGGCAGATTTGAAGCCAAGCAGCGAGTCGTCGTGTGTCTATACGTTTGACTCTCATGTCGACGAAATCACGGCTCTCTCATTTGATTCTGGACATTTGGTTAGCGGGTCACAAGACAGAACAATTCGTCAATGGGATATGACGAGCGGTAAGTGTTTGCAAACAATAGACATCAGTTTTGCCGGTCGTGTAAGCCAAAGTCATTCACTGAATAATACTACAATGCTAACGTCTATTGACCCATCCCCAATCATTGGGGCCTTACAGTGTTTTGATGCCGCTTTGGCAAGCGGTACAAAAGACGGCATTGTACGATTGTGGGATTTAAGATCAAGTCAGATCATCAGGACATTAGAAGGTCACACAGACGCCGTGACATCACTTAAGTTTGATTCAAGAAATTTAGTCACCGGTTCGTTGGATAGAAGCGTTAGAGTATGGGATCTTAGAACGGGTACATTAGCGGACGCTTTTGCCTACGACTCGCCCGTTCTCTCCTTAGATTTTGATACACACAACATTGTAGTGGCGACGGGCGAAAAGTCTGCCAAGGTGTTTGACAGAAGCGATGGTAAACAATGGGATTGTGTCGAGAAAGAAGACCAAGACGCCTCATCAAACTCTGACCTGAATTCCTCTAACATTCCTGAAACAATTATGGCACCTGCAAGCACCTCTTCCACTGTGCAGTTCCTCAAGTATAAGGATGGTTATATGGTAGAGGGTCGTGATAACGGAGATGTGAGTACTTGGGCAATCTGA
- the CCT7 gene encoding chaperonin-containing T-complex subunit CCT7 (similar to Saccharomyces cerevisiae CCT7 (YJL111W); ancestral locus Anc_1.248), translating to MNFGNQTPTIVVLKEGTDSSQGRGQIISNINACIAIQEALKPTLGPLGSDILIVNSSKKTTISNDGATILKLLDVVHPAAKTLVDISRAQDAEVGDGTTSVTIIAGELMKEAKPFLEEGISPHIIMKGYKKAVTLATAKIQEICVDISDKESESRELLERCAKTAMTSKLIYKNADFFVKMCVDAVLSLDRDDLDDKLIGIKKIPGGSMEESMFINGVAFKKTFSYAGFEQQPKKFQHPKILCLNMELELKAEKDNAEVRVEHVEDYQAIVDAEWQLILNKLKQIEETGSNIVLSKLPIGDLATQYFADRNIFCAGRVGAADLDCVILAVGGSIQSTTTDIRPEYLGTCDIFEEIQIGSERYNIFHGCPKAKTCTLLLRGGADQVIAEVERSLHDAIMIVKRALQNKLIVAGGGAVEMELSRYLRDYSKTIAGKQQLVINAFAKALEVIPRQLCENAGFDAIEILNRLRMAHSKGEKWYGVDFETENVGDNFVKFVWEPALVKINALNSATEAVNLILSVDETITNQESQPANAGMAPPPGAGRGRGLPMH from the coding sequence ATGAATTTCGGAAACCAAACGCCAACTATTGTGGTTCTCAAAGAGGGTACAGATTCTTCTCAGGGAAGGGGCCAGATCATATCAAACATAAATGCGTGCATCGCAATCCAAGAGGCATTAAAGCCAACTTTAGGCCCTCTGGGCTCGGATATATTGATCGTCAATTCTAGCAAGAAGACGACAATTTCCAACGATGGTGCCACCATATTGAAACTGTTGGATGTTGTACATCCAGCAGCTAAGACATTAGTTGATATTTCGAGAGCACAAGATGCTGAAGTCGGTGATGGTACTACAAGTGTTACGATAATAGCAGGTGAGTTGATGAAAGAAGCCAAACCTTTCCTGGAAGAAGGTATCTCGCCTCACATTATAATGAAAGGCTACAAAAAAGCTGTTACGTTAGCTACCGCAAAGATTCAAGAGATCTGCGTCGATATTTCCGATAAAGAGAGCGAAAGCAGAGAGCTACTGGAGCGTTGCGCAAAAACAGCAATGACTTCAAAGCTTATTTATAAAAATGCAGACTTTTTTGTCAAGATGTGTGTTGATGCCGTGCTATCGCTAGATAGAGATGATCTAGATGACAAATTGATTGGGATAAAAAAGATTCCAGGTGGATCTATGGAGGAATCGATGTTCATCAATGGTgttgctttcaaaaagacGTTCTCATATGCAGGTTTTGAGCAACAACCGAAAAAGTTTCAACACccaaaaattctttgtttgAACATGGAATTGGAACTGAAGGCTGAAAAGGATAATGCAGAGGTTCGTGTTGAGCACGTTGAAGATTATCAAGCTATTGTGGACGCAGAATGGCAGCTAATTCTGAATAAATTAAAACAAATTGAGGAAACGGGATCCAACAttgttctttcaaaattgccAATCGGAGATCTAGCAACACAATATTTTGCGGacagaaatattttctgtGCAGGTAGAGTGGGCGCTGCTGATCTGGACTGTGTGATTCTAGCTGTCGGTGGCTCTATACAATCCACTACAACAGATATCCGCCCTGAGTATTTGGGAACTTGCGACATCTTTGAGGAGATCCAAATTGGTTCAGAGCGTTATAACATATTCCACGGTTGCCCAAAGGCCAAAACATGTACCTTACTACTTAGAGGAGGTGCTGATCAAGTAATTGCCGAAGTTGAAAGATCGTTACATGATGCGATTATGATCGTCAAGAGAGCTCTGCAAAATAAGCTTATTGTTGCTGGCGGCGGTGCAGTAGAAATGGAACTATCTAGATATTTGAGAGACTATTCAAAAACTATTGCAGGGAAACAGCAACTAGTGATCAATGCTTTTGCTAAAGCGCTGGAGGTTATTCCAAGACAACTATGTGAAAATGCTGGTTTTGATGCTATAGAGATTCTGAATAGATTAAGAATGGCTCACAGCAAGggtgaaaaatggtacGGTGTTGACTTTGAAACCGAAAATGTCGGTGATAATTTCGTGAAATTTGTATGGGAACCTGCTCTAGTTAAGATCAACGCTTTGAATAGTGCTACTGAGGCTGTAAACTTGATTCTTTCGGTTGACGAAACAATTACAAACCAAGAAAGTCAACCAGCCAATGCCGGTATGGCCCCACCCCCTGGTGCTGGTAGAGGAAGAGGTCTACCTATGCATTAA